From a region of the Triticum aestivum cultivar Chinese Spring chromosome 7D, IWGSC CS RefSeq v2.1, whole genome shotgun sequence genome:
- the LOC123166201 gene encoding uncharacterized protein, which translates to MAASSPASSGKAASDSSAPPAPSPVVSNGNGTPQKPPPVAGFDMPKPNLRGLNKPKCIQCGNVARSRCPFQCCKSCCYKAQNPCHIHVLKQNNTLPEKTPPAPIPLSDQPSTNSPLTGSSSRLSSLQKLPLHFLNSIRTRKSLAKKDIASINKWRFMKLKEHMQGDIDVENEAYDRYTQNIGLLEETFYLKEDSAGEHETEATSSEEMMEIMVSEAKVRLKSDCANAAGFKERIATVLDQKLKKLQERNSAYEDDNSSDQNLDDHTKPVKLNIKQQTVRNAKTNELLGKLTKAQSEDDLKPCLSIMAQLFGKEIASSSMGTSNKSSDQESTPAVAPSYSFPKLTTRLEVDENMMSKINELYSLSQVVQL; encoded by the exons ATGGCCGCATCGTCCCCGGCCTCCAGCGGCAAGGCTGCGAGCGATTCCTCCGCTCCTCCGGCCCCTTCCCCCGTGGTATCCAATGGCAATGGAACGCCGCAGAAGCCGCCCCCCGTCGCCGGATTCGACATGCCCAAGCCCAACCTCCGCGGCCTCAACAAGCCCAAGTGCATCCAGTGCGGCAACGTCGCCCGCTCCCG GTGCCCGTTCCAGTGTTGCAAGAGCTGCTGCTACAAAGCTCAGAACCCTTGCCACATTCATG TTCTCAAACAGAACAACACATTGCCAGAGAAGACACCACCAGCTCCTATCCCTTTGTCAGACCAACCATCTACCAATTCACCTTTAACAGG TTCTTCGTCGAGGCTGTCTTCCCTACAAAAGCTTCCCCTTCATTTTCTGAATTCAATCCGAACAAGAAAGTCCCTTGCCAAGAAG GACATTGCAAGCATAAACAAGTGGAGGTTTATGAAGCTAAAGGAACATATGCAAGGAGATATTGATGTTGAAAATGAAGCATATGATAGGTACACACAGAATATAGGATTGCTGGAGGAAACGTTCTATCTCAAAGAAGATTCTGCTGGTGAACATGAAACTGAAGCAACTTCCTCGGAAGAAATGATGGAAATAATGGTCTCTGAGGCAAAGGTGAGGTTAAAATCTGATTGCGCAAATGCAGCTGGCTTTAAAGAGAGGATTGCCACTGTCTTGGACCAGAAGCTGAAGAAATTGCAAGAGAGGAACAGTGCCTACGAGGATGACAACTCCTCTGACCAAAATCTAGATGACCATACGAAGCCTGTGAAGTTGAACATAAAACAGCAAACAGTGAGAAACGCGAAAACAAACGAGCTGCTTGGTAAGTTAACAAAAGCACAGAGTGAGGATGATTTGAAGCCTTGCCTCAGTATCATGGCGCAGCTGTTTGGGAAGGAGattgcttcctcctccatgggcaCATCAAACAAGTCAAGCGACCAAGAATCAACCCCTGCAGTTGCGCCCTCTTATTCATTTCCGAAGCTCACAACTAGGCTGGAGGTAGACGAGAACATGATGTCTAAGATCAACGAGTTATATTCTTTGAGTCAGGTTGTTCAGCTGTAA
- the LOC123170036 gene encoding BTB/POZ and MATH domain-containing protein 3-like, with translation MVAATITKTARGTHVLDIHGFSGLRKKQCDVDGFLYSPTFTVSGLDWAVRYYPDGDNHHAGGNSESSDHVAAFVELVTEGAAAWARVGFGLVDQTTGETVPLFREKDPILFDASSEDTCTWGTGELVRRSHLHAGSRYVLGDRLKIECAIDVCSDLLTFDDPPPSSGLPLFQQAGYGKQEPDVIIEVAGETIAAHYCILDARAPGFLKRHIHTATTRSDRKVQISVDGGGMPAQSFKALVDFAYTDALPVVGGLNGAGHKAMIRHLLIAAERYGMGRLRAICERVLCKSLDAETVAATLDMADRHGFKKLSEACAEFMACP, from the coding sequence ATGGTGGCGGCGACGATCACGAAGACGGCCCGTGGAACGCACGTCCTGGACATCCACGGCTTCAGCGGTCTGAGGAAGAAACAATGTGACGTAGATGGCTTTCTGTACTCGCCGACCTTCACCGTCAGCGGCCTCGACTGGGCCGTCCGCTACTACCCCGACGGCGATAACCACCATGCCGGCGGCAATTCGGAGTCGTCGGACCACGTTGCCGCCTTCGTCGAGCTGGTGACCGAGGGCGCTGCGGCCTGGGCGCGCGTCGGGTTCGGGCTGGTCGACCAGACCACCGGCGAGACGGTGCCGTTGTTCCGCGAGAAGGACCCGATCCTGTTCGACGCCAGCAGCGAGGACACGTGCACCTGGGGCACCGGCGAGCTTGTCAGGAGGAGCCACCTCCATGCCGGCTCGCGGTACGTCCTCGGTGACCGCCTCAAGATCGAGTGCGCCATCGACGTCTGCAGCGACCTCCTCACTTTCGACGACCCGCCACCGTCCTCCGGCCTGCCGCTCTTCCAGCAAGCCGGCTACGGCAAGCAGGAACCGGACGTGATCATCGAAGTCGCAGGAGAGACGATCGCCGCGCACTACTGCATCCTCGACGCCCGGGCGCCGGGCTTTCTCAAGCGCCACATCCACACGGCGACGACGCGCAGCGACAGGAAGGTACAGATCTCCGTGGACGGCGGAGGCATGCCGGCACAGTCGTTCAAGGCGCTGGTCGACTTCGCCTACACGGACGCGCTGCCGGTCGTGGGTGGCCTTAATGGCGCCGGCCACAAGGCGATGATCCGGCACCTCCTTATCGCCGCCGAGCGGTACGGCATGGGCAGGCTGAGGGCGATCTGCGAGCGTGTCCTGTGCAAGAGCCTCGACGCCGAGACCGTGGCAGCCACGCTGGACATGGCTGACCGACACGGCTTCAAGAAGCTGAGTGAAGCTTGCGCCGAGTTCATGGCTTGTCCCTGA